One Setaria italica strain Yugu1 chromosome II, Setaria_italica_v2.0, whole genome shotgun sequence DNA segment encodes these proteins:
- the LOC101782482 gene encoding myb-related protein Hv1, whose translation MGRAPCCDKATVKKGPWSPEEDIKLKEYIHKHGTGGNWIALPHKAGLKRCGKSCRLRWLNYLRPNIKHGDFSDDEDRIICNLFATIGSRWSIIAAQLPGRTDNDIKNYWNTKLKKKLMHGVQPYTTHMHNHCSSMKQQQLLFLTASAPAAPPEAACPLSLQHLSSPHDYSHHYISSYGSCNSSTSLLSAAAAAGSHGGLLNGEHQTMSTSCLDSDGGLGLYFDELCATVTTSSGVHGQGLGMESFILGGFQLQEDHHKAMLVAGAGAGAANQLNQQYSAATSGCYDDEAKPLVSVTGGGDGAGGTSSMFFYGSSYSNDDES comes from the exons ATGGGGAGGGCTCCATGCTGCGACAAGGCGACTGTGAAGAAAGGGCCCTGGTCACCTGAGGAGGACATCAAGCTCAAGGAGTACATCCACAAGCATGGCACCGGCGGCAACTGGATTGCTCTCCCTCACAAAGCTG GGCTGAAGAGGTGCGGCAAGAGCTGCAGGCTGCGGTGGCTCAACTATCTGAGGCCAAACATAAAGCATGGTGACTTCTCTGATGACGAGGATAGGATCATCTGCAACCTCTTCGCTACCATAGGCAGCAG GTGGTCGATCATCGCAGCACAGCTCCCTGGGAGGACGGACAACGACatcaagaactactggaacaCCAAGCTCAAGAAGAAGCTCATGCATGGCGTTCAGCCTTACACCACCCACATGCACAACCATTGCAGCTCCatgaagcagcagcagctcttGTTCCTCACCGCGTCAGCACCAGCAGCGCCGCCAGAAGCTGCCTGTCCCTTGTCTCTCCAGCACCTCTCGTCCCCTCATGATTATTCTCACCACTACATCAGCAGCTACGGCTCCTGCAACAGCTCGACGtccctcctctccgccgccgcagccgccggcagCCACGGCGGCCTCCTCAACGGCGAGCATCAGACGATGAGCACGTCATGTTTGGACAGTGACGGCGGCCTTGGCCTGTACTTTGACGAGCTCTGCGCCACCGTCACCACCAGCAGCGGCGTCCATGGGCAGGGGCTTGGCATGGAGAGCTTCATCTTGGGCGGCTTCCAGTTGCAGGAGGACCATCACAAGGCAATgctggtcgccggcgccggcgccggcgccgctaaCCAGCTGAATCAACAGTacagcgccgccacctccggctGCTACGACGACGAGGCGAAGCCGTTGGTTAGtgtgacgggcggcggcgatggtgccggTGGTACAAGTAGCATGTTCTTCTATGGCAGCAGCTACAGCAACGACGACGAGAGCTAG